Below is a window of Nanoarchaeota archaeon DNA.
CGATAAAGCCTGAAAAGCTAATCAAGATTATCGGAAGCCTCGGCTTTCTTATTTTACGGCAAAGCGGCAGTCACGTCATTATGAAACATCCCGATGGAAGAACAACCGTTGTGCCTTTTCATAAAGGCGAATTAATTGACCGCGGGCTTCTCCGAAAAATAATTCGCGATGAACTGAAAATCTCAAGGGACGAATTTTTGGAGTTGGTGTAATATGGGGTGTGGCAATTTGCCACCATCCTTTAGCGAGAAAGCGCATACGCGTGCGGCTCGCGCTTCGGACGTTTGCGGGGGCGAGATGGGGTGTGTATGAATGATTTGCGCAGCAATCATAGTCCTAAAAACCATTTCCAAATCGGTGTGTATTTTATTTTTTTGCCGCCGGATTTTTCCTCACCTTCATAATTCCAAGTTATGATCAGAAGATTGTTGCATTTTAAATCATCGGATGCTTTCAAAAGACCTTTTATTTCACGCTCTTTTGTATCTGGGTTCCCAACATCATAGCATACCTGTATCAGCTGACGAATCTTTGAACCTTCCTTTATTACAAAATCCGTTTCTTTTCCGAAATAATCTTTATAGTAGTATATCTCAGTATTCATCCCTTCCAAAGATTGCCTTCTTAATAATTCTACTGCAACGGCGTTTTCCATAATGCGGCCGAAATTCGATGCAGATTGGAACGCAATAGCGTTTATCATTCCCGTATCTATCGCATATATTTTTTTCGGAGAGGTTATCCGTTCTTTCTGCTTGAATGAAAACCGGTCAAGGGAAAAAATAAGATACGTTTCCTCTATATAGCTTACGTAATTTTGGACGGTGTGGACGCTTCTGAAATTCAGCATATTTTTAAGATTCGTAAAAGACGCCTCTTGGGCAAATCCGGACATAAGGTATTTTGCAAGGTTGTACAAAGCGTCCGAATACTTTATGCGATATCGCTTTACGATGTCCTTGAATATGATGCTGTCAAAAAGGCTCTGAAGATATGCATAATCATATCCTTTAACGACTACTTCCGGAAATCCCCCTGTTTCAAGGTATTTTTTTAATCTGTTCATTATATCTCCGGTTTCTTCCTGAGTATATTCTTTTTTGAATTCAAAGCCAGATGCCTCTAAAGATTCTTTGAACGAAAACGGGAACATTTCAAATGACAAATGTCTTCCTGTAAGGTGAGTTGCAAGCTCGGCGCTGAGAAGCTTTGCGTTTGAGCCAGTAATCATGAGGTTGTATCCCCTTCTTTTCAGGCTGTTTGCCCAAAGCTCCCATTTGGGCAGGTTTTGTATTTCATCCAGAAGAAGGTACGTTACATCGCCGTAAAATTCCTTTATGTATTTCAGGATTTCATCATAGTTCTTTGCTTCTGCCAGCTCTTTTTCATCGAAATTCACATACGCAAATTCTTTATCGTGAAGCGCCATAAAGCAGAATACTGATTTGCCGCATCGCCTTATGCCAGCAACTACTTTTATCATATCGCTCGGCATGTATTTTTCAATATTTTTTGAAACCTCGCGCCCGACGAAAGCCGTTTTTAATATCCGTTCTTTTTCCTGCTTCTGACGCAATATG
It encodes the following:
- a CDS encoding type II toxin-antitoxin system HicA family toxin, which produces MDGLKPIKPEKLIKIIGSLGFLILRQSGSHVIMKHPDGRTTVVPFHKGELIDRGLLRKIIRDELKISRDEFLELV
- a CDS encoding ATP-binding protein, producing MREVILRQKQEKERILKTAFVGREVSKNIEKYMPSDMIKVVAGIRRCGKSVFCFMALHDKEFAYVNFDEKELAEAKNYDEILKYIKEFYGDVTYLLLDEIQNLPKWELWANSLKRRGYNLMITGSNAKLLSAELATHLTGRHLSFEMFPFSFKESLEASGFEFKKEYTQEETGDIMNRLKKYLETGGFPEVVVKGYDYAYLQSLFDSIIFKDIVKRYRIKYSDALYNLAKYLMSGFAQEASFTNLKNMLNFRSVHTVQNYVSYIEETYLIFSLDRFSFKQKERITSPKKIYAIDTGMINAIAFQSASNFGRIMENAVAVELLRRQSLEGMNTEIYYYKDYFGKETDFVIKEGSKIRQLIQVCYDVGNPDTKEREIKGLLKASDDLKCNNLLIITWNYEGEEKSGGKKIKYTPIWKWFLGL